In Pseudophryne corroboree isolate aPseCor3 chromosome 7, aPseCor3.hap2, whole genome shotgun sequence, a single window of DNA contains:
- the LOC134944138 gene encoding hemoglobin subunit alpha-3-like — protein sequence MADAGWLRIAVSQPTSGLLPWLFLSFPQTKTYFSHFDLSHGSADLQSHGGKVLSALGDATSHLDNLDGALSKLSDLHAYNLRVDPGNFKLLSHSILVVLAAHFPADFDATAHAAWDKFIAAVSAVLTSKYR from the exons ATGGCGGACGCTGGTTGGCTGAGAATTGCTGTCTCTCAGCCAACCAGCGGCCTGTTACCATG GCTGTTTCTGAGCTTCCCTCAGACCAAGACTTATTTCAGCCACTTTGATCTGAGCCACGGATCTGCTGATCTCCAGTCCCATGGGGGTAAGGTCCTCTCTGCCCTTGGAGATGCCACTAGCCATCTGGACAACTTAGATGGAGCCCTGTCCAAGCTGAGCGACCTGCATGCatacaacctgagagtggatccagGAAACTTCAAG cTGCTCTCTCACTCCATCCTGGTTGTTCTGGCTGCTCATTTCCCGGCTGACTTTGATGCAACCGCCCATGCTGCCTGGGACAAGTTCATCGCTGCTGTTTCTGCTGTTCTTACCTCAAAATACAGATAA